One part of the Methylobacterium terrae genome encodes these proteins:
- a CDS encoding allantoate amidohydrolase, giving the protein MTEPNPRLGARVMALIDDLARHTDEPGRLTRLYLSPAHRATAEAVLGLMRAAGLAARIDAAGSVVGRIEGREPGLPALVLGSHIDSVVDAGRYDGPLGVAAGLVVAEELRGMPLPFALEVVAFGDEENVRFPTSLSTSKAWAGQYRSEWLEGCDAAGTSLREALAQFGGDPDGIPALARRPGEIAGYLEIHIEQGPALEAAVQPVGVVSGIVGLTRARCTVTGEANHAGTVPMGMRRDALAAAAEMALAVERLGEGVPGAVATVGSLTVVPGAVNVIAGRVDFSLDVRAPEDADRRALFAAIQAECRAIAQRRGVGFASETFMDNPAVALDPGLRAVLDRAARRLGHAPLLLPSGATHDAVAMAALGPSAMLFVRCRGGISHNPAESITLEDADAATRVLLETVRELAGLAA; this is encoded by the coding sequence ATGACCGAGCCCAATCCCCGCCTCGGCGCCCGCGTGATGGCGCTGATCGACGACCTCGCCCGCCACACCGACGAGCCCGGCCGCCTGACCCGGCTCTACCTGTCGCCGGCCCACCGGGCGACCGCCGAGGCGGTGCTCGGCCTGATGCGGGCGGCCGGGCTCGCGGCGCGGATCGACGCCGCCGGCAGCGTGGTCGGGCGGATCGAGGGGCGCGAGCCGGGCCTGCCGGCCCTGGTCCTCGGCTCGCACATCGACAGCGTGGTCGATGCCGGGCGCTACGACGGTCCCCTCGGGGTCGCGGCCGGCCTCGTCGTGGCCGAGGAGCTGCGCGGCATGCCCCTCCCCTTCGCCCTCGAGGTGGTGGCCTTCGGCGACGAGGAGAACGTGCGCTTCCCGACCTCGCTCTCGACCTCGAAGGCCTGGGCCGGGCAGTACAGATCCGAGTGGCTGGAGGGATGCGACGCCGCCGGCACCTCCTTGCGCGAGGCGCTGGCGCAGTTCGGGGGCGACCCGGACGGGATCCCGGCGCTGGCCCGGCGCCCGGGCGAGATCGCCGGCTATCTCGAGATCCACATCGAGCAGGGCCCGGCGCTCGAGGCCGCCGTGCAGCCGGTCGGCGTGGTCTCCGGCATCGTCGGGTTGACCCGGGCGCGCTGCACCGTGACGGGCGAGGCCAACCACGCCGGCACCGTGCCGATGGGGATGCGCCGCGACGCGCTCGCGGCCGCCGCCGAGATGGCGCTCGCGGTCGAGCGCCTGGGCGAGGGCGTTCCCGGTGCGGTCGCCACGGTGGGGTCGCTGACCGTGGTGCCGGGCGCCGTCAACGTGATCGCCGGCCGGGTCGATTTCAGCCTCGACGTGCGGGCGCCGGAGGACGCGGACCGCCGGGCCCTGTTCGCGGCGATCCAGGCCGAGTGCCGGGCGATCGCGCAGAGGCGCGGGGTCGGCTTCGCCTCCGAGACGTTCATGGACAACCCGGCGGTCGCCCTCGATCCGGGCCTGCGGGCGGTCCTCGACCGGGCGGCGCGGCGCCTCGGCCACGCGCCCCTGCTCCTGCCGTCGGGCGCCACCCACGACGCGGTGGCGATGGCGGCGCTCGGCCCCTCGGCGATGCTGTTCGTGCGCTGCCGCGGCGGCATCAGCCACAACCCGGCGGAATCGATCACCCTGGAGGATGCCGACGCGGCAACGCGGGTGCTCCTCGAGACGGTGCGGGAGCTCGCTGGGCTGGCCGCTTGA